The DNA sequence cttagctttgttttgtttttggcacTTTGAATCTCACACAAAGTATCAGCCATTCTGCCTAGCTTTTGGTTAGGATGAATCAGCCAGTTTTCCATATTTTTTAAGGCCTTTCCATTTGGTCCTTCAACAAGATGGTTTTCCAtagaaaaaaaacctcttataGTTGTGGAGACCTAATATACCTGAGCTGACCTGAGCTATTTTTCGTGCAATTTTTGGCCTTGAAATTGACGCCAAAAATCAGCTATTTTTCACCATTTTGCCTTGCTGTAGGATTGACAATTTGCCaaaagtgaccatttttttcaaacttttctcTTCTTGACCTTACCATAAATAGGCTTgacaaaatggccaaaaatgacTATTTTGGAACTgctcgaaattttttttctttatttttggactttttcaaaacgtttcttCCATAAAACAAATCTCAGGATGCTCTCCGAGTCTATAAATTCAAGTAAGACCATCATATCTTTTAaacttgctttctttttcacgTTCTTAACTTCACACCCAAAATAGGGCATTTGACTTTACAAAATGGCCACAAACGACcatttttgaaacttttcgaaacttcattattatttataagtttggaatttttcaaGGCTTGTCTTGCATCAAACAAATCGAAAATGCTTACCAAGGTCCCGTTTATaaggagaaaagttgtcccgggtaAGTTcatatgcgaaaaacgttgACTCCTTTGCCCTAGTCAAGAGCTGGCTGCGCATACTCAGATCGTCTTGCCTTAACCGCGTTGACCCGGCTGGCCGAACcgaagtgtttatatggagaaaagttgccCCGGCGAGGAAGGTCATCCATCTGCCGGCCcaagccaactttttgtttctcgtGTAAACGGTTCgtcaagttttgtaaggaaatgtacgaaaagttggctcgcccagagTAGCTCTGGTAGAAGGGTGAACGTTCAACCCgcgacaacttttctccatagaATTCAATTAAGATCGTTATCTCTACTAATCTAGCTGTTTTTCACACTAAATTGAAGCAAGACCATTGTCTCAATTAGTTGATTGATTGATGATTTTTTACTATTTTGTGTAACAATATATAAACTTGGCAAAATATTTAGAAAAGTTCATTTCTCTGATATTAGAAGTTTTTCCAAGTGGTTTGTTGCCACTAATTAATCTTTATGCCTTTAGAGTTTATAAATAGAAATGATACCACGATCCAattttttctatgttttttgaactttgAAACTAGCCCCCAAAGGTGTCTAGGCACGAGAAAAGAATTAGCCTGCGCCACTACATCTTTTGCTGTCTTTGTTCTTTACAGCCTTTTCCTTTGaatctttgttttccaaaagTAAGGAATACGAAGCCCAAGAGGAAGGCAGGACATCTTAGCCGATCTCGTTTGTCCAGCTAATGTGCACTTGCAAATGTCATGATGTGTTTCGTGGTAATAACCACCAGCACCTACCGCATGAAAGATACAAAAGCTTTCATAATCGCTCTGAGCGTCAAGCTGAGTGTTCATGAAGATCGCATGCGCAATTATTAACTACACTCCGTACTATGTACTAATTGACGAGTGGGAGGACCGGAGGGGAAATTATTTGGCCCGAGGTCATGGTGTATAGACCGAGCGCAGCACCTTAtcatattcttttttttttttttttttcgggtaATAAAATCCACTTTTGGAATGTTCACTTACGTCGCTCTTTTTGACCGAAAATTCGGGATTTACAtagcaacaaagttgtttCAGTTCGCATCTCGGAAAGAGCCGTACACGATCCTAGCAGGGCCGGACGGCTTTTTCCGGCCCTGCTCGCGCCATCGCCCGCGGTCCTCACACGGGGGTTTTCTCAATAGCTTTGCAATGAAAGCGCGGGTGTTTATATGATAAACACCTGTATGTTCTACATGAAAGAACAAATGCCATTAAATAGATGTGGAAACCCTTTATCATATAGGATGAAAAGGGTCTGGCCTACGTGGTCAAGGGGCCTGCCTAGTGGCTGGTATCTGGAGATTAACTCCTAAAGCGATCAGCGGGCCGAAGTCTCGGGGAACATCGCTGGGTAACTCGCTGAGGCTCCACGTACAAAGATACTGCGAACAATTTCTTGCATTTATGGTAATTAAGTGCTCTGGGTATTTTCTTTGTGCACTTGCTATCAACGTCTTTCATGCTTTGAAGTTCACACCCAAATAATCGACCATTTTCATCCTGGGAGACCCAGGGGCAGATAGTAGGGACGAGCACAAATTCGAAGCGGGCGGGAAAAAATgccacacaaaaaaattgtgacaaGCCAAAGTACGACAGGAAGGAAAAATACTTTGGCTCGTCGCAATTTTTTCGGCCCGCTCCGATTCTGTCCTCGTCCCCACTATCTATCCCTAGGTCTCCGAGAGGATGGGCTATTTTCGACCATTTGGCTATACTGTAGGCTTGacaaatggccaaaaatgaccATTTGGTTTTCGAAATTTgggtttttctcttgcatttGAACTTGTTGCATTGTAAATAACGCTATAACTTCATGACTTACATAATTATAGTTACTCTCGCATCGGTGTTATTATCCTCAAATCCCCTTGATGTCTTCCCATATTTCCACTCCATTAAAATTCTTAACAGCACAAGGCAAAAGAAATATTGTGAAATGCTGACATTGTGGTAAAAGTGTGCAAGGTACTGGTTTCACGACATTAAAAGACCAATGATTGATTTCTTGAAAAGTTAGGTGCCCCTGAAAACTTCTGCGATCTCAAAAATTATGTGCTTTTGTCAGTGAATAAATTCAATAAACACAATGGTAAACTTTTGTAGTTTGTGGTCAAGAGAAGtgcatttacatttttgaaaaCGAAGTACTGTCTTGCACTCGCACACAGGATGCTGggacaatgataattattgtcaaaatGAACCTGAAAATCTAACTGATATTTCCACATTGCATATTATTTTAGTTGGCAATAAGCAAGGCACTAATCCATCATTTTGAGCTTTTCTTTTCCCACTTTTTCACTGTTAAATATCTAAACAAAACCCTGACTCAGCATTTCCCCAAACTtgttttttccattatttttgCCTAATAAATTCCATTATCAGATGataagttgttttaatatTCTAACAAAACAGTCTTTCAAGGTGCTGTATTCAAGGCAAGAATGGGCCATTTTCAGAATAACTAAAATTATGTTAAATGAACCTCTACTTATACAATTCAAACATGAACTCTAACAGTTGTCACACAAAGGTTGTCAACTTAAGAGAGAGTGGAGAAGTCCAATTTCAATGATTCAATTTATAGTGACATGACATTAACTTTAATACCAATCAATAATAAAAGACAGCAATCTTTATCAGTTGATGAAGGTAACCCAAAAATAACTTGACAACCAGATTTTACAACTCAGCTGGAATAACACTCGTGTAGAAGCTAAATTCTCATTAACAACCCTTGTATGACGTCTGTGTAAAACTTTTTAATACAGTGTAGGAATGTGTCATTCAGTACACACAACTTGGGTCTTTTGAGAAGATCCTTGACTTGTCACAAACATTGTAATGTCGTTCTTACCAATGAAAGTTGGGTCACTGCTTGGAGACATTTCTGTGTTGATATTATTCTCGAGAAATAATTGTGAATGTTTTTCACTAAGAGTAAAAGAACTTTGCACTGTTGGTTGACCACTCTTCACTGATAGACTTGTGCTGTTCACCTCTATTGGTATTGACAATTTAGAAGGCactgtagaattgttttttagCTCTGGACTGGTTGTCTTCTGAAGAGTTGATGACACTGGTCTGACAAACTGCTTGATGCTTGGAGTGCATGCAGGGGAGACAGGAGACACACTAACAGTATCAACAGGTGCTGAATCAGAGTTGTTCAAACCTTCAGCCTTTGTCATGCAATCAAGGCCAAATTTCTCCAGGATATGTTTGTGCACGTACCAGCACCGGCGATCggttcttctttcttttgtagCTATGCTCTGAATCTTTCTCTCAATTTGACGTTTGGAAATTGGACAGTTTTCATCGACTTCTTCATCAGTGACATCTCTGCCTAGGTATTCTGATGTCCATTGCTTTCTAAAAAGGCTGATTATCTTTTGAATACCTGTAGTGTTGCcatgaattattttaagaaGTGATGGCATGGctgtgaaacaaaaacaatatacTGTTGAGTTATACATAGAGAATGAGAgcacaaatttttttgttgtaaatatGATGAGTTTTTTCAGTGAGAGATGTTGGTAAGCAAAGCTATATTTTAATGGGAAAAAAGGCCCTATCCAAGCCTGAAAAGGTTCAACTGGTCAGAGCTTATATGCTAATGCAGATGTATCCAGCTTGCATCACAAcacaaatgataaaaaaaatattattgtagtGCCATTGCATTGACCCTCCCCCAACACCTCCTAAACTTGAGTGAAAAGAATTATAGACAACACTAGCACACAACACTTTGAATTCCTATGATGAGTTGGAGTACCTGGGGCCCGGTTGTTTAAGAAGCAACTGGACAATGATCTTGGATGAAACAACAGACAAGGTTTGAATTTGCTTGTCTAAAATGTCCTAGCCATGTGGTTTAAATGTGATAGATAAGGGAGGTTTGCTTGAAAACCAAAGGACAAAAATCttggaaaaatatttctgaATTTGTaggtaaaattaatgattttaaatGTTTTGCCTTATCTTTGATTAATTAAGTCCAAGTTTGAATGATAATGCACCTGTTAATTCTGCATTAATTAGTACTACACtgtaaaaactattttttacCACTATAAATAAGACTGTTAACTTTTAAATGCTTTTTAGTTATAGCAAATGTACCTTCATCTGGTACATAGAGACCACCAGTGTTGTTGTAGTGAGAACTCATGGCTAAAGGTTCAGTATTTTGACTGTTTGCAGTTAAACTCTCAACAAGAATAGGACTGTCAACAAgtaaacaggctgaaaatttTGCAAGTGTCAAGTTCGTTAAGGCTTCTTCTGACCACAAACACCCTACTGTAACAGGCTTCATTGGTTTGCACTTCCTTTTCATCTCAGCTTCCCAAGCCTTGGCTTTGGCGAGTTGCTGATCCTTTTTGCTTTGACCAGTTTTAATCTGTGAAGAGATTTTTTCAATAGCTTAAGATGAAGCAACAAGGAGTCATTCTGGTTAACATCCAAAAATACACAACAAGCCTTTAAATTAGCACCAGTCAGATTTTTACTGGACGTGCTGACTGAGCTCTTCTGTTATGAcgtaaaatataaaaatctaTCGTCACTTAAGAAAGACAAACACGAAGGTGGACTTTTAGTATAATGGCATTGGCTGTAATGcattttgaattgcttttcatCTGCAGCTCTCATGTCATGTGTATATAGTTTTAAATGTAAACACGCTACTCAATCCGGCCAATATTCATACAGAAGTCACATGGCCttcatataataataataattattattattattattattattattattattattattgtgaaggCACTTCCAAAGTGATTTTATTATGTACACTCAACATGTTATTctctgttctcttttttgtctGAGCAAACTGGCTGTATGTCAGGTCAAACCATGTCCCTGGCCTTACATACAATTTGGTCAGACAAACTGTATTACAGGcttatgggaaaaaaattatttgcaggcttgcaCAGAAATTCCAATGACCTTGTATTTATACTATTTTCAGATTTCACATACCATTCCCACAGTACGCTTGAAACATTCACCTGCAGTCAGTATTGTTGAAATTGACAGTACTGATGCTCAGTTAACTTAATGATGGTGGTGAGTCTTCATTACTGTAGTTTTCAATATAGCTAATTGGCTGATTTACAAACAGAGCAGGAATGTCAGATGGTAACACGAGGGCATACATAATTGTTGACTTTTTATCTTATATCTTACAGGTATTTTTAATGCATTGACTTGATGTTTGTGAACTGTTGCTACATTTTAAGACATGTTATTCTCCTAAAGGCGGCACGCAGATTACCTTCAACCTAATTAAGGATCAATATAGGCAGGCAGTGCTTTCCAATACCTTTTCATCAATCTCTACACTACTACCATCTTCCTCTACACCCTCATCATCTGATAGGTAACCATGAGGAACAAAAAACCCATCATCCTCTTCCTCGTCATCCTCACCATCTGCCTCATCTTCACCCTagcacacacaaaaaaatggaaatacaGTTAACACCCACATATATAAGAACCTAGATTTTCCAAGTTAGGCTAAATAGGTTCTGATACATAAGCTTGGTGTTTACAAATTAGTTTTATGCTATCTAGGTTCCAGAAAATTTGTTCCAGACACTTGTAATTTCAAGgtcattttctaaaataagaACCTGTTTAATTTAGGCCAAATTGGTTTTTCATGTAAGTGGGGCctaaaatgaaattcttaGCCTAACAGGTTCTCATATTCTGGGTTCTTATATATGGGTGTTCACTGTATATTATACAATACatttgttcaaaacaaaacaaacaaacacaaaaacaccATGAGCAAAGTTGACAAGTACTTATAATGTCTGATTATGCCCCAGGTCTCCATGAAGGAAACTTAATAAACTTTTTCAGACGTTCCACCCGTTGGCTTTTACTCTTCTGCCATTCCCCTccatttaataaaaacagaaattaatataaaattGCAGAATGCATTTGACtgtgataataatattcaaAGTGCAAGAAAGTGTACCTCACTGTTTGACAGACTTTCACCAGGCTCTTCCTCTTCCCATTCATCATCACTGTCCACTTCATAATCAAGTACTTCCTAAAGACAGCAGACAGCAAGGGAAGAAAAAGTATGAACACTCAAACACTCATCATTAGTTAAATGTTTAAATCAGGCATTCAACTCAAACCTCAAGGTTAAACAATCATGCAAGGGTCCCTTTGGATCATATTAGACTTTATAGTGATGGTAAGAATACTTTATATGTACCCTGTCCTTTTTAAGAGGGTTCCTTGGAgatatttgtttgcttttctttctcCATGTTCCATAAAATGCAGGCCTGTAGTTTGTATGGAACTGAAGCAGCTTGAATTTCAGTCCCATTTTTAAAGACGACTCTTTAGAATTATTTGGTTCCACAATTTCAATGCTTGAATTGCTATTTTCATCAACAGTAATAGGCTCAATGGGCATTGCAATATCTGAATTGTCCTCCATTTGTTGTTCTTCAATGGTAGAGAGTTTCCTCTTTGTGAACTTTGGGAATGGTTTCCTCCTCTCTAGTTCTCCCAGATACAATTCTTCAATTTTCTGCAAGAA is a window from the Acropora palmata chromosome 1, jaAcrPala1.3, whole genome shotgun sequence genome containing:
- the LOC141876595 gene encoding uncharacterized protein LOC141876595 isoform X1, with protein sequence MRNPGEVCEFRSENKSANDEALQKDSERDDCSSPPCKRLKQGVLPFPFLPSTPTTSDNSTKTSVLLTGSSKLVNNQLNSSGENQEVDARGLVTGAPSPPDLKGTAINPKATTDSHSLAPQNGTERSCNNNYCPLLEVNSCNEDELMIVEQSPPAKVDKKEKINLKSPTLKSAEKLKRKEERDREKKRLREEKQREKLEAKVLKEKERLEAKRKREQEKLAEKERKEKERLEKKEEEKNARMEEKRKREAEKRNYEEEQERKKQKVQEHFANFFIKPTTSAPKVVAENSGRFKPFEPKAGMSLAPITRNQLSLDTKNALDTEFQRQKIEELYLGELERRKPFPKFTKRKLSTIEEQQMEDNSDIAMPIEPITVDENSNSSIEIVEPNNSKESSLKMGLKFKLLQFHTNYRPAFYGTWRKKSKQISPRNPLKKDREVLDYEVDSDDEWEEEEPGESLSNSEGEDEADGEDDEEEDDGFFVPHGYLSDDEGVEEDGSSVEIDEKIKTGQSKKDQQLAKAKAWEAEMKRKCKPMKPVTVGCLWSEEALTNLTLAKFSACLLVDSPILVESLTANSQNTEPLAMSSHYNNTGGLYVPDEAMPSLLKIIHGNTTGIQKIISLFRKQWTSEYLGRDVTDEEVDENCPISKRQIERKIQSIATKERRTDRRCWYVHKHILEKFGLDCMTKAEGLNNSDSAPVDTVSVSPVSPACTPSIKQFVRPVSSTLQKTTSPELKNNSTVPSKLSIPIEVNSTSLSVKSGQPTVQSSFTLSEKHSQLFLENNINTEMSPSSDPTFIGAGGYYHETHHDICKCTLAGQTRSAKMSCLPLGLRIPYFWKTKIQRKRL
- the LOC141876595 gene encoding uncharacterized protein LOC141876595 isoform X2; its protein translation is MRNPGEVCEFRSENKSANDEALQKDSERDDCSSPPCKRLKQGVLPFPFLPSTPTTSDNSTKTSVLLTGSSKLVNNQLNSSGENQEVDARGLVTGAPSPPDLKGTAINPKATTDSHSLAPQNGTERSCNNNYCPLLEVNSCNEDELMIVEQSPPAKVDKKEKINLKSPTLKSAEKLKRKEERDREKKRLREEKQREKLEAKVLKEKERLEAKRKREQEKLAEKERKEKERLEKKEEEKNARMEEKRKREAEKRNYEEEQERKKQKVQEHFANFFIKPTTSAPKVVAENSGRFKPFEPKAGMSLAPITRNQLSLDTKNALDTEFQRQKIEELYLGELERRKPFPKFTKRKLSTIEEQQMEDNSDIAMPIEPITVDENSNSSIEIVEPNNSKESSLKMGLKFKLLQFHTNYRPAFYGTWRKKSKQISPRNPLKKDREVLDYEVDSDDEWEEEEPGESLSNSEGEDEADGEDDEEEDDGFFVPHGYLSDDEGVEEDGSSVEIDEKIKTGQSKKDQQLAKAKAWEAEMKRKCKPMKPVTVGCLWSEEALTNLTLAKFSACLLVDSPILVESLTANSQNTEPLAMSSHYNNTGGLYVPDEAMPSLLKIIHGNTTGIQKIISLFRKQWTSEYLGRDVTDEEVDENCPISKRQIERKIQSIATKERRTDRRCWYVHKHILEKFGLDCMTKAEGLNNSDSAPVDTVSVSPVSPACTPSIKQFVRPVSSTLQKTTSPELKNNSTVPSKLSIPIEVNSTSLSVKSGQPTVQSSFTLSEKHSQLFLENNINTEMSPSSDPTFIGKNDITMFVTSQGSSQKTQVVCTE